One Ferrimicrobium sp. genomic region harbors:
- a CDS encoding NAD-dependent epimerase/dehydratase family protein, protein MTILITGATGLVGSRLIPRLVDAGYECRALVRPGGPLPDGVTSVAGDLLDPITLPEAVEGISAVIHLAAVLRTPDPEQIRRVNVDGTHNLITAVRTHAPEARMIMASTNLVYDEHLPWPAREDDPVDPTRPYPASKVIAEQELRRSGLTWSILRFAFVYGDGDGHLQSAPGLLGSWGWHPAATLSLIHHRDIATAMQLALTGVLDRRIVNLADDAPTSVYEIARIVGTGYPTSAQPLENPWNGHVDGTLARSLGFAPMVRSVYQAADEESL, encoded by the coding sequence ATGACCATTCTTATCACCGGTGCCACCGGATTGGTCGGCTCTCGCCTCATTCCACGCCTGGTCGACGCGGGGTACGAATGTCGTGCACTCGTGCGACCCGGTGGGCCCCTCCCCGACGGTGTCACGTCGGTCGCCGGAGACCTCCTGGATCCGATTACCCTCCCGGAAGCCGTGGAGGGAATCTCCGCCGTGATCCACCTAGCAGCCGTTCTGCGGACCCCAGATCCGGAGCAGATACGGCGAGTCAACGTCGACGGCACCCACAACCTCATCACAGCGGTCCGGACCCATGCCCCCGAGGCACGAATGATCATGGCTAGCACCAATCTCGTCTACGACGAACATCTGCCTTGGCCAGCGCGCGAAGACGATCCTGTTGACCCGACCCGGCCCTACCCGGCCAGCAAGGTCATCGCCGAGCAGGAACTTCGGCGCAGCGGCCTGACGTGGAGCATCCTGCGGTTCGCCTTCGTCTACGGCGACGGCGACGGCCATCTGCAATCGGCGCCCGGACTCTTGGGGTCATGGGGGTGGCATCCCGCCGCCACGTTGAGTTTGATCCACCATCGTGACATCGCTACCGCCATGCAACTCGCTCTCACCGGAGTTCTAGATCGGCGGATCGTCAACCTTGCGGACGACGCTCCCACCTCGGTATACGAGATCGCCCGCATCGTCGGCACCGGCTACCCCACATCGGCTCAGCCCCTTGAAAACCCCTGGAACGGACACGTCGATGGAACCCTCGCCAGAAGTCTCGGCTTCGCTCCCATGGTGCGTAGCGTCTACCAAGCTGCCGACGAGGAGTCTCTCTAG
- a CDS encoding MarR family transcriptional regulator gives MANEVTDPQHESAGAWAKKYCLASRLVMESVLRPHDLGPTQWYVLYHVATVGEISQRDLAALLQVERATLTGVVAALVRKGLLVQEPSRTDQRQKMLRLTPAGAALWPKLPDPIALILGTAFDDIAASEVETTVHVLRTATGKLHDLLSKGTP, from the coding sequence GTGGCTAACGAAGTAACGGACCCTCAGCACGAGTCGGCCGGGGCGTGGGCGAAGAAGTATTGCCTTGCATCGCGGCTGGTGATGGAATCTGTGCTGCGCCCCCACGATCTCGGCCCCACACAGTGGTATGTGCTCTACCACGTTGCAACGGTGGGCGAGATCTCACAGCGTGACCTCGCAGCCCTGCTCCAGGTTGAACGAGCAACCCTCACCGGCGTGGTCGCCGCCTTGGTCCGCAAAGGGTTGCTCGTACAGGAGCCGAGCCGTACCGATCAGCGACAGAAGATGTTGAGGCTTACTCCGGCCGGTGCCGCGTTGTGGCCAAAGCTGCCCGACCCGATAGCCCTGATTCTGGGTACCGCGTTTGATGACATCGCAGCGTCTGAGGTGGAAACCACTGTCCACGTTCTTCGTACCGCCACTGGCAAGCTCCATGACCTTCTATCGAAAGGAACACCATGA
- a CDS encoding UPF0182 family protein → MRVPQDITRNRRGPSRAQLILIGVVVLLIVVLFSLKGIAVFYTDFLWFSNYHLDEIWKGVLLAKVELWVVFAAIFAVACYVSLTIANHHLPAITPQDDDLIQRYRATNEQHPKIAKIAITVVATLIVASQAPSEWKNWLLFRNYVPFPTKDPQFHLNAGFFVFRLPFIQFLISWSFLAVAVTFVLTVGVAYLNGSLRLQGRGTRATAHLKAHMSVLLAVMALIKAVGYYFQRYQLDMSTRGYVEGASYTDVHAQLPAINLLIFISVVACGLFVFNIYRQGWVLPVLALGLWAFISIVLGAIYPALIEKFVVAPAQEQKEAPYIERNIIATRYAMGLNSISAAPYEAATNTSSSVALTNDNALQSIILWGSTQPLQTFDKLQDIRSYYQFNSLSIETYKVHGVTTPVLVGVRQINSNNLPAQSWVNEHLQFTHGYGAALAEANTVSNGGNPIFDIGNLPPVSKGGVPVLQQPQVYYGEDMSGYVIANTKQPEIDYQLRSGASVETHYHSTGGVQLTSIVKRAAFALRFGDINILDSSLLTPQSRIMFERGIVTRAQMAMPFLKYGSHPYPVIANGRVYWVLNGYTTSPNYPYAQAANTSAVPSGSQLANGNYNYIRNSVKIVIDAYSGAMHFYVSDPSDPMIQAYEKAFPHVFQPLSSMNPAIEEHLRYPSDLLSVQAQMYGLYHVTSASNFYSAGNAWEVSASPAIGQIPSGTSGGFASLSSSSNSPMLPVYEMMQLPGSKSTNLSLVEAYVPYSPSGSTQNLTGFLVGQSSPSNPYQLTTLITPNGEQIDGPNQITSRMTSQTAVSQELTLLDQHGSNVDFGSTSAIPLGQNLLWVTPLYVSSTSNPIPEIKEIVAAYGTNIAISPTVAGDLQQIFGVIPNGAEGSQKVATSVPSTVVSSQASSIIAKAQALYTKAQAALKSGNLSQYQQDINQIGALLNEISTKVKASAVKK, encoded by the coding sequence ACCATCATCTCCCAGCGATCACCCCCCAAGATGATGACCTCATTCAGCGTTACCGCGCCACGAATGAACAACACCCGAAAATTGCCAAGATCGCCATCACGGTTGTCGCCACACTCATCGTCGCCTCACAGGCACCAAGCGAGTGGAAAAACTGGTTGCTCTTTCGCAACTACGTGCCTTTCCCAACGAAGGACCCGCAGTTCCATCTGAACGCCGGGTTCTTCGTCTTCCGGCTACCCTTCATCCAGTTCCTCATCTCATGGAGCTTCCTCGCTGTTGCTGTCACCTTCGTCCTCACGGTTGGTGTGGCCTATCTCAATGGTTCCCTGCGACTCCAGGGGCGGGGAACTCGTGCTACCGCGCACCTCAAGGCTCATATGTCGGTCCTACTCGCCGTCATGGCGCTCATCAAGGCCGTCGGCTACTACTTTCAGCGCTACCAGCTTGACATGTCGACCAGAGGATACGTCGAGGGGGCAAGCTACACCGATGTCCATGCACAGCTCCCTGCCATCAACCTGCTGATCTTCATCTCTGTTGTCGCCTGCGGATTGTTTGTCTTCAATATTTACCGACAGGGTTGGGTCTTGCCCGTCTTGGCGCTCGGGCTATGGGCCTTCATCTCCATCGTGCTCGGTGCCATCTATCCCGCCCTGATTGAGAAGTTCGTGGTAGCACCGGCGCAGGAGCAGAAAGAGGCTCCTTACATCGAGCGCAACATCATCGCGACGCGCTATGCAATGGGTCTGAACTCGATCTCGGCTGCTCCCTACGAAGCTGCAACCAATACGTCCTCTTCCGTAGCTCTCACCAATGACAACGCGCTTCAGTCGATCATCCTCTGGGGCTCCACCCAGCCGTTGCAGACCTTCGACAAGCTGCAAGATATCCGGTCCTACTATCAGTTCAACTCCTTGTCGATTGAGACCTACAAAGTGCACGGGGTCACCACACCCGTGCTCGTCGGTGTGCGTCAAATCAACTCGAACAACTTGCCAGCTCAGTCCTGGGTCAACGAACACCTCCAATTCACCCACGGATACGGTGCCGCTCTCGCCGAAGCCAACACTGTCTCCAACGGAGGTAACCCGATCTTTGACATCGGCAACCTCCCGCCGGTCTCCAAGGGTGGGGTTCCTGTGCTCCAGCAGCCCCAGGTCTACTATGGCGAAGATATGAGCGGTTACGTCATCGCCAACACCAAGCAGCCCGAGATCGACTACCAGCTTCGATCGGGCGCCTCAGTGGAGACGCACTATCATTCAACCGGCGGCGTACAACTCACATCGATCGTCAAACGAGCTGCCTTCGCACTGCGCTTTGGTGACATCAACATCTTGGACTCCTCCCTGCTGACCCCACAATCGCGTATTATGTTCGAACGAGGCATCGTTACGCGCGCACAGATGGCCATGCCCTTCCTTAAGTACGGATCCCACCCGTACCCAGTCATCGCTAACGGTCGCGTCTATTGGGTGCTCAATGGCTACACGACGAGCCCGAACTACCCGTACGCGCAGGCCGCCAATACCAGCGCCGTCCCCTCGGGCAGTCAACTCGCCAACGGCAACTACAACTACATACGGAACTCCGTCAAGATCGTCATCGATGCCTACTCTGGCGCAATGCACTTCTACGTATCTGATCCGTCCGACCCGATGATTCAGGCCTACGAGAAGGCCTTCCCTCACGTCTTCCAGCCACTCTCCTCGATGAATCCAGCGATCGAAGAGCACCTCCGCTACCCAAGCGATCTGTTATCGGTACAGGCGCAAATGTATGGGCTCTACCACGTCACCAGTGCCTCGAACTTCTACTCAGCGGGTAATGCATGGGAGGTCTCAGCGAGCCCAGCGATTGGCCAAATCCCTTCAGGAACCAGTGGTGGCTTTGCCTCGCTCTCCAGCTCAAGCAACTCCCCAATGTTGCCTGTTTACGAGATGATGCAGCTGCCAGGGTCTAAGTCGACCAATCTCAGCCTTGTAGAAGCCTATGTTCCTTACTCCCCATCAGGCTCGACACAGAACCTCACCGGCTTCTTGGTTGGCCAATCGTCTCCCTCTAATCCCTATCAACTCACCACGTTGATCACGCCGAACGGCGAGCAGATCGATGGGCCCAATCAGATCACCTCTCGTATGACATCACAGACGGCGGTATCACAGGAACTCACCCTTCTCGATCAACACGGATCCAACGTTGACTTCGGGTCGACCTCTGCGATACCGCTTGGCCAAAACCTCCTTTGGGTCACGCCTCTCTACGTCTCAAGTACCTCCAACCCCATTCCTGAGATCAAAGAGATCGTCGCGGCCTATGGAACCAACATCGCCATCAGCCCAACGGTCGCTGGCGACCTCCAGCAGATCTTTGGGGTGATTCCGAATGGAGCCGAAGGAAGTCAAAAGGTCGCGACCTCCGTTCCAAGCACGGTTGTCTCATCACAGGCGTCAAGCATCATCGCAAAGGCCCAAGCTCTCTACACCAAGGCACAGGCTGCACTCAAGTCCGGGAACCTCTCACAGTACCAGCAAGACATCAACCAAATTGGCGCGCTGCTCAACGAGATTTCTACCAAGGTTAAGGCTTCCGCGGTTAAGAAGTAG